The following are encoded in a window of Planctomycetia bacterium genomic DNA:
- a CDS encoding glycosyltransferase family 4 protein produces the protein MMNRPPRITILYHFFHPDNVVSAQLFSDLAVDLAAKGWQVEAVTSNRSCHAQTTYRPTREHWNGVNIQRIWRPQWKQSSAKGRILNALWMIVAWCRIAFRSKKNVPDVLFIGTDPVLSILVARVVRLFRPCVKIVHWAYDLYPEAALADGLMRDDSRFIRLIKSLLRSSYRSCDLVADLGQCMRQRLEAYGLTCRKFTVPPWALAEPKTVEQADPALRAKLFGNAKLTLLYSGNFGRAHEFTEFLALARQLRNTDIVMGFSVRGNRVDELRDAVTADDTNIRFLPFAEESELSRHLATGDIHLVSLRQNWTGIVVPSKFFGCLASGRPVIFAGEEQSCISQWIGEYQLGWHLSETNITEIAEALKTISQSPGQLQTKQQHCWEIYQKQFSRKHLSEEMHQELTRLLSPS, from the coding sequence ATGATGAACCGGCCGCCCCGCATCACCATCCTCTACCATTTCTTTCATCCTGACAATGTCGTCAGCGCCCAGTTGTTCTCCGACCTGGCGGTGGATCTCGCAGCAAAAGGATGGCAGGTAGAAGCAGTTACCAGCAACCGTTCCTGCCATGCACAAACAACGTACAGGCCGACACGGGAACACTGGAACGGCGTGAACATCCAGCGTATCTGGCGGCCACAGTGGAAGCAATCATCGGCAAAAGGACGCATCTTGAATGCCCTCTGGATGATTGTCGCCTGGTGCCGTATTGCCTTTCGCAGCAAAAAAAACGTGCCCGATGTTCTGTTTATCGGTACCGATCCGGTGTTGTCCATTCTGGTTGCGAGAGTGGTTCGCCTGTTTCGCCCCTGCGTGAAGATCGTGCACTGGGCTTATGATCTGTACCCCGAGGCAGCATTGGCTGATGGCCTGATGCGGGATGATTCCCGATTCATACGTTTGATAAAATCATTGCTGCGATCATCTTATCGTTCGTGCGATCTGGTAGCTGACTTGGGACAATGCATGCGTCAACGGCTGGAAGCCTATGGACTTACATGCCGAAAATTCACCGTCCCCCCTTGGGCACTCGCTGAACCGAAAACTGTGGAACAGGCCGATCCGGCTCTGCGTGCGAAACTCTTCGGCAATGCTAAGTTGACGCTGCTCTACTCAGGCAACTTCGGTCGTGCTCATGAGTTTACCGAGTTCCTGGCGTTAGCCCGGCAACTACGGAACACGGACATCGTGATGGGTTTTTCCGTGCGGGGCAACCGCGTGGATGAGTTGCGTGATGCTGTGACAGCAGACGATACCAACATCCGCTTTCTGCCTTTTGCTGAAGAAAGCGAATTGAGCCGACATCTGGCCACGGGCGATATTCACCTGGTGAGCCTGCGACAGAACTGGACCGGCATTGTCGTGCCTTCTAAGTTCTTCGGCTGCCTGGCATCAGGCCGGCCTGTGATCTTCGCTGGTGAAGAACAGTCGTGCATCAGCCAGTGGATAGGGGAATATCAGCTTGGCTGGCACCTGAGCGAAACCAACATCACCGAAATCGCTGAGGCACTCAAAACTATCAGTCAGTCGCCTGGGCAACTGCAAACCAAGCAGCAGCACTGCTGGGAAATTTACCAGAAGCAGTTCAGTCGAAAGCATTTATCCGAAGAGATGCACCAGGAACTCACCAGACTGTTATCGCCCTCATAA
- a CDS encoding TIGR00730 family Rossman fold protein, producing MTLPTGQEPKLPEVVPPGKGPNWGKQATTLDDSRFLEGPQRRGTELWRALRIFLEVMKGFRNLHFIGPCVTVFGSARFQEDHPYYILAREVSRQMALSGFTIMTGGGPGIMEAANRGAKDAGGYSVGCNIVLPHEQHPNPYLDKFVEFRYFFVRKVMLVKYSYAFVILPGGYGTLDELFETATLIQTGKIHNFPLVLMGKAYWEPMLDFLKCMIKARTISQGDYDRILVTDSPEEAAKAVSEVAIKQFGLKYKRPKRRWWLGE from the coding sequence ATGACCTTACCGACTGGCCAGGAGCCGAAATTGCCTGAAGTGGTCCCACCGGGAAAAGGGCCGAACTGGGGTAAGCAAGCGACCACGCTGGATGACAGCCGGTTTCTGGAAGGCCCACAAAGGCGTGGCACGGAACTCTGGCGAGCATTGCGCATCTTCCTGGAAGTGATGAAGGGCTTCCGCAATCTTCATTTCATCGGTCCCTGCGTGACCGTGTTTGGTTCGGCGCGGTTTCAGGAAGATCATCCTTACTATATTCTGGCTCGTGAAGTCAGCAGGCAGATGGCACTGAGTGGGTTCACCATCATGACAGGTGGTGGTCCGGGCATCATGGAAGCTGCTAACCGTGGCGCCAAAGATGCGGGTGGTTATTCGGTAGGCTGCAATATTGTCTTGCCCCACGAACAGCATCCGAATCCGTATCTCGACAAGTTTGTTGAGTTCCGCTACTTCTTTGTCCGCAAGGTAATGTTGGTGAAGTACTCGTACGCGTTCGTCATTCTACCTGGCGGATATGGCACACTGGATGAGTTATTTGAAACCGCCACGCTGATTCAAACCGGCAAGATTCACAACTTCCCCCTGGTGCTGATGGGCAAAGCCTACTGGGAACCGATGCTCGATTTTCTGAAATGCATGATCAAGGCGAGAACGATCAGCCAGGGCGATTACGACCGGATACTGGTAACCGATTCGCCTGAGGAAGCAGCCAAGGCAGTCTCTGAAGTAGCGATTAAACAGTTTGGACTCAAGTACAAGAGGCCGAAGCGCAGGTGGTGGCTGGGGGAGTAA
- a CDS encoding methyltransferase domain-containing protein gives MTAKWGTTYWNTETLQYRNPHARLRLMADILRELPEKRVLDVGCSTATLKQLLPEDVEYYGVDISTKAASILPPGHFVQVDFNSDFSLDFFRASHINCVHIGGVLEYLHNPGRLLSMLRELVPENSPMVLSIINFAAKRYDDARRHHPAWQYKPSLAELQKLLVENRWKVERVWAFDDRANWRKLGQFLMTYWLGMEHPWTRRRIKQFVMLARAV, from the coding sequence ATGACCGCCAAGTGGGGAACGACATACTGGAACACGGAAACGCTTCAGTACCGCAATCCGCATGCACGCCTGCGATTGATGGCTGATATTCTCAGGGAACTTCCGGAAAAACGGGTGCTCGACGTCGGTTGCTCCACAGCTACCCTGAAACAACTGCTGCCGGAAGATGTCGAGTATTATGGCGTTGATATTTCTACCAAAGCGGCTTCGATACTTCCACCCGGACACTTTGTGCAGGTTGACTTCAATAGTGACTTCTCCCTCGATTTCTTCCGCGCCAGTCACATCAATTGTGTCCATATCGGTGGCGTCTTGGAATATCTCCATAACCCGGGCAGGCTCTTGAGCATGCTGCGGGAACTGGTTCCTGAAAATTCTCCGATGGTGCTCAGCATCATCAACTTCGCAGCAAAGCGTTACGACGATGCACGTCGTCACCATCCGGCGTGGCAGTATAAGCCATCGCTGGCCGAACTGCAGAAATTACTTGTGGAGAATCGCTGGAAGGTGGAACGGGTATGGGCTTTTGATGATCGGGCGAACTGGCGAAAACTCGGCCAGTTTCTCATGACCTACTGGCTGGGCATGGAACATCCATGGACAAGGCGGCGGATCAAGCAGTTTGTGATGCTCGCCCGTGCTGTATGA
- the xerC gene encoding tyrosine recombinase XerC — MTEALASFLNHLVIEKNASEHTTKAYREDLTQAVDYFRTQLGKDATIKQVSTRTIRSFLAHLHEQGLSKSTISRRLAAVRSWFKYLCREQTLITSPAEGVRGPKKDKKLPKFLTEESTDKVLLSPEDDEQSGPRDRAILETIYSAGLRVSECVQLNLQDINLDDNVLLVRGKGKKERLAFLGESSLKAITNWLDERGKLLKAKGQETEAVFINKFGTRLTTRSVGRLLAKYLRQLGMSGQASPHTLRHSFATHLLDRGAEIRSVQELLGHRSLTTTQIYTHLTTQRLQESYKKAHPRA; from the coding sequence ATGACCGAGGCTCTTGCCTCCTTCCTCAATCATCTGGTTATCGAAAAGAACGCCTCCGAACATACGACCAAGGCCTATCGCGAAGATTTGACGCAGGCCGTGGATTATTTCCGCACGCAGTTGGGCAAAGACGCCACTATCAAACAGGTAAGCACCCGCACCATTCGCAGCTTCCTGGCTCACCTTCATGAACAAGGGCTGAGCAAATCAACCATTTCCCGCCGATTGGCTGCAGTGCGCTCTTGGTTCAAGTATCTTTGTCGTGAACAGACCTTGATCACCAGCCCGGCAGAAGGTGTGCGCGGCCCCAAGAAAGACAAGAAGCTGCCCAAGTTTCTGACCGAAGAGTCAACAGACAAGGTATTGCTTTCACCCGAAGACGATGAACAGAGCGGCCCTCGCGACCGGGCGATTCTGGAGACGATTTATTCTGCCGGCCTGCGTGTCAGTGAATGTGTGCAGCTCAATCTGCAGGACATCAACCTGGATGACAACGTACTGCTGGTGCGAGGCAAAGGCAAAAAGGAACGGCTCGCGTTCCTGGGTGAATCGTCGCTGAAGGCCATCACCAACTGGCTCGATGAAAGAGGAAAGCTGCTCAAGGCTAAAGGCCAGGAAACCGAAGCGGTCTTCATCAACAAGTTCGGCACCAGGCTGACCACCCGCAGCGTTGGCCGATTGCTGGCCAAATATCTCAGACAACTGGGAATGTCAGGCCAGGCAAGCCCGCACACCCTGCGACACAGCTTCGCTACCCATCTGCTGGATCGCGGTGCGGAAATCAGAAGTGTACAGGAACTCTTAGGCCACCGAAGCCTGACGACGACACAAATCTACACGCATTTAACCACCCAACGATTGCAGGAAAGTTACAAGAAGGCGCATCCGCGAGCGTAA
- a CDS encoding replication-associated recombination protein A, translating into MANLFDDDPLPIPAPRKQSASAPLAEKMRPQSWDDFQYEDSFDKTLLSFLQTGQSSPPSLVLWGPPGTGKTTFAKLVGQSFGLPFIEFSAVLGGVQEIRQIVAAAQKQSKPTLLFVDEIHRFNKSQQDAFLPHVESGTIILIGATTENPSFALNSALLSRMRVLVFKSLSASALQTLLKRAEKTIGLTLSEEARDAFIQLAGGDGRRLLNWYESFSTTRSDRIKPVQADDVKSYLKQAQTQLYDRAGDQHFDTISAFIKSLRGSNPDAALLYGFRMIEAGEDPRYLIRRMMIFASEDIGNADPYALSLTVSTAEAYDRLGLPEGKIPIAQCITYLATAPKSNRSYLAMGQVLQDIRNHPNITIPMHLRNAPTPMMKEMGYNQGYQYPHDNPSGYVAGVQYLPDELAMADYYKPSEHGHEKLIHERMQQRKKS; encoded by the coding sequence ATGGCGAATCTCTTTGACGACGATCCTCTACCGATCCCGGCTCCGCGTAAGCAGTCTGCATCAGCGCCACTTGCAGAGAAAATGCGTCCCCAGTCGTGGGATGATTTTCAGTATGAAGATTCATTCGACAAAACACTCCTGTCGTTTTTGCAGACCGGCCAGAGCTCTCCTCCTTCACTGGTGCTCTGGGGACCGCCTGGCACTGGCAAGACCACCTTTGCCAAACTGGTCGGCCAGAGTTTTGGCTTGCCCTTTATTGAATTCTCTGCGGTGCTGGGCGGCGTGCAGGAGATTCGGCAGATTGTCGCTGCTGCACAAAAACAATCCAAGCCTACATTATTGTTCGTCGATGAAATACATCGGTTCAATAAATCCCAACAGGATGCTTTCCTGCCTCATGTTGAATCGGGAACGATTATCCTGATTGGAGCGACTACGGAGAACCCGTCGTTTGCCTTGAATAGTGCCCTGCTCTCCCGAATGCGTGTGCTCGTCTTCAAATCACTCTCCGCCAGTGCACTGCAAACGCTTCTGAAGCGAGCAGAAAAAACCATAGGCCTGACGCTCAGCGAAGAAGCCCGCGATGCCTTCATCCAACTCGCCGGTGGCGACGGCAGGCGTCTACTGAACTGGTACGAATCATTCAGCACCACGCGAAGTGATCGCATCAAACCGGTGCAGGCCGACGATGTGAAATCCTATCTGAAGCAAGCACAGACGCAGTTGTACGATCGGGCAGGCGATCAGCACTTTGATACCATTTCAGCATTCATCAAGAGCTTGCGAGGTTCCAATCCGGATGCAGCCCTCTTGTACGGCTTCCGTATGATCGAGGCTGGCGAAGACCCACGATACCTTATACGAAGAATGATGATCTTTGCCAGCGAAGATATCGGCAACGCTGATCCGTATGCACTCTCGCTGACCGTCTCCACTGCTGAGGCCTACGACAGGCTCGGCTTGCCCGAAGGCAAGATACCCATTGCCCAGTGCATCACCTACCTGGCCACCGCGCCAAAATCCAACCGCAGCTACCTGGCGATGGGGCAAGTGCTGCAGGATATCCGCAATCACCCGAACATCACCATCCCCATGCACCTCCGCAACGCCCCCACACCCATGATGAAAGAAATGGGCTACAACCAGGGCTACCAGTACCCGCACGACAACCCATCAGGCTATGTCGCTGGTGTTCAGTATCTCCCCGATGAACTCGCTATGGCAGATTACTACAAACCAAGCGAACATGGACATGAAAAGTTGATTCATGAGCGGATGCAGCAGCGTAAGAAGAGTTAG